A window of Sutcliffiella cohnii contains these coding sequences:
- a CDS encoding MFS transporter: MKKKYILYTKALSDFGSFMDIIILNVLVYTATGSAVWMAAVMAARTIGGVVASLFSGILADRYNRRKIMIYTDFIRAAIILLLIPFPEPIMVVSVAFLIGLLNTCFMVSFSSEIPQIFGQDKIVETNSLVARLTSISLVVGFIGAGIITELLGTNVTLLIDSLTYIFSGLVLLAVKWEAGTKTSKKVLSGVKNKLTSIWFDMKEVFAYLKVAPLLLMVNTVFLIGAFAGSSHNLGIPLLAESISFERQTFYYGMIWGVWGIGSILATYTLPKLKIIRDDRIYFVCFVAAMFMSVGFITFLSSNILFIIFLFAFITGIFDASFNTLHASILQKADNSIRGRVFGVGMLLKSLGFAVGFIIAPAILEKFSMEVMVWIMHGSFITVTLIIFIMALLFSHKQKLKAAVNVS, translated from the coding sequence ATGAAAAAGAAATACATATTATATACAAAGGCATTATCAGATTTTGGTTCATTTATGGATATCATTATTTTAAACGTACTTGTGTATACGGCGACGGGAAGCGCTGTATGGATGGCTGCTGTAATGGCTGCAAGAACGATAGGAGGAGTAGTAGCAAGCTTATTTTCAGGAATATTGGCAGATCGATATAATAGAAGAAAAATAATGATATATACGGACTTTATCCGTGCAGCAATCATTCTTCTCCTAATACCGTTTCCGGAACCAATCATGGTAGTATCGGTTGCCTTTCTCATCGGATTATTAAACACATGTTTTATGGTAAGCTTTAGTTCTGAAATACCACAAATATTTGGTCAAGATAAAATAGTAGAGACGAATTCACTCGTAGCAAGACTGACATCGATTAGTTTAGTAGTTGGCTTTATCGGGGCGGGGATTATAACGGAGCTATTAGGTACAAATGTGACATTATTGATTGATTCCTTAACATACATCTTTTCAGGATTAGTTTTACTAGCGGTTAAATGGGAAGCAGGTACAAAAACGTCCAAAAAGGTATTAAGCGGTGTAAAAAATAAACTAACTTCCATTTGGTTTGATATGAAAGAAGTATTTGCTTATTTAAAAGTAGCACCATTATTATTAATGGTGAACACGGTATTTTTAATTGGGGCTTTTGCAGGCAGTTCTCATAACCTAGGTATTCCACTATTGGCGGAAAGTATTTCATTCGAAAGACAAACGTTTTATTACGGAATGATTTGGGGAGTATGGGGCATTGGTTCCATTCTCGCAACATATACTTTACCAAAACTAAAAATCATTAGAGATGATAGAATTTACTTTGTTTGTTTTGTAGCTGCAATGTTCATGTCGGTAGGATTTATAACGTTTTTATCTAGTAATATACTATTTATCATTTTTCTTTTTGCATTTATTACCGGCATATTCGATGCGTCCTTTAACACGTTACATGCAAGCATTTTGCAGAAAGCAGATAATTCTATTAGGGGAAGAGTTTTTGGAGTAGGGATGCTCTTAAAATCGCTTGGGTTTGCGGTTGGATTTATTATTGCACCAGCAATTTTAGAGAAGTTCTCAATGGAAGTAATGGTGTGGATCATGCATGGATCGTTCATAACGGTAACACTCATAATTTTTATTATGGCGCTATTATTTTCGCATAAACAAAAGTTAAAAGCAGCGGTGAATGTATCTTAA
- a CDS encoding mechanosensitive ion channel family protein — translation MTKIIDSFMETYTYEFWTDTELWTDIGISVGILLLFLLFRKLFTRYVFKLVLSLSRKVPTDIFSYIVVAFEKPIRTLFVVIGIYFALITAPFELIKLATANKILQTVIGILFTWGIFNFIPSSFKLFTSFTNRIDYQLDQIVIPFLTKVVRAILIGLALSLTLDLWGYNVSGFVAGLGLGGLAFALAAQETLKNLLGGFIIVTEKPFSIGEWIKTPSVEGTVEDITFRSTKVRTFAQAVVTVPNSVLSNEAIINWSKMGKRQIQFQLGVQYDTPREKLETVVRRIESLLQNHDDVHQETIMVRFDNFGDSSLNVFLYFFTKTTVWAEFLRVKEDINFKIMEILEEEGVQVAFPTRTLHISSMPNEEERKEYSVQ, via the coding sequence TTGACGAAAATTATTGATAGTTTTATGGAAACATATACATATGAATTTTGGACTGATACAGAGCTTTGGACCGATATCGGGATTTCAGTCGGAATTCTATTACTCTTCCTTCTATTCCGGAAGTTATTTACGAGGTACGTATTTAAGCTTGTCTTGTCACTTTCAAGAAAAGTACCGACTGACATCTTTTCCTATATTGTCGTAGCATTCGAAAAACCAATTCGGACGTTATTCGTCGTGATCGGTATTTATTTCGCCCTTATCACTGCACCTTTTGAACTAATTAAATTAGCTACTGCGAATAAAATATTACAAACGGTGATCGGAATACTTTTTACTTGGGGAATTTTCAACTTTATTCCTTCCTCTTTTAAATTATTTACGTCGTTTACCAATCGCATTGATTATCAATTAGACCAAATTGTCATCCCGTTTTTAACTAAAGTTGTCCGGGCTATTTTAATTGGACTAGCATTGAGTTTAACACTTGATTTATGGGGCTATAACGTTAGTGGATTTGTCGCTGGGCTTGGACTTGGAGGACTTGCATTCGCACTTGCTGCACAAGAGACGTTAAAAAACTTACTCGGCGGGTTTATTATCGTGACAGAAAAACCGTTTTCCATCGGAGAGTGGATTAAAACACCTAGTGTCGAAGGGACAGTTGAAGACATTACGTTTAGAAGTACGAAAGTAAGAACGTTCGCACAAGCAGTTGTTACTGTACCAAATTCTGTTCTATCGAATGAAGCAATCATTAACTGGTCGAAAATGGGAAAACGCCAAATACAATTTCAACTAGGTGTTCAATATGACACACCTCGAGAAAAACTGGAAACCGTTGTTCGCCGAATTGAATCATTACTTCAAAATCATGATGACGTTCATCAAGAAACCATTATGGTCCGATTTGATAATTTCGGTGATAGTAGTTTAAATGTATTTTTATACTTCTTTACTAAAACAACAGTATGGGCTGAATTCCTTCGGGTAAAAGAAGACATCAACTTTAAAATTATGGAGATTTTAGAAGAAGAAGGCGTACAAGTTGCATTCCCTACACGTACACTTCATATAAGCTCCATGCCAAACGAAGAAGAACGAAAAGAATATTCTGTACAATAA
- a CDS encoding IS110 family transposase — protein sequence MEVIIENACGMDVHKDSITACAITAKGKEIETFSTKTIYLIELVDWVKKHNCTHVAMESTSVYWKPIVNLLEAEGIEFLVVNAQHIKAVPGRKTDVKDAEWIAKLLRHGLLKASYIPDRNQRELRELVRYRRSIIEERARQYNRIQKVLEGANIKLGSVVSDIMGVSSRDMLRSIAEGNEDLEELTNFARGRMKNKKDELKLALQGYIQEHQRFMIKTIMDHIDFLTEQIDKLDKEIEKRMEDDQEDIDRLDSIPGIGRKMAEQMLAEIGPNIKEQFPTAPQLCSWAGLVPGNNQSAGKRKSSKTMKGNKYLKSALIEAAHSVRGSKNYLGALYRRTASRKGKKRAAVVVAHAMLRISYYLLTRKEMYVDLGEDYFDKQRQQSIVRHSLRRLENLGYTVTLVEPKVS from the coding sequence ATGGAAGTAATCATTGAGAATGCTTGTGGTATGGATGTCCACAAGGATAGCATTACTGCATGTGCCATTACAGCAAAAGGAAAGGAGATTGAAACTTTTTCAACTAAAACTATATATCTTATAGAGTTGGTGGACTGGGTTAAGAAACACAACTGTACCCATGTGGCGATGGAAAGTACAAGTGTCTACTGGAAACCTATTGTCAATTTACTAGAAGCAGAAGGTATTGAATTTCTAGTTGTGAATGCTCAACATATTAAAGCTGTTCCTGGGCGTAAAACCGATGTGAAAGATGCCGAATGGATTGCCAAATTACTTCGTCACGGTTTACTTAAAGCTAGTTATATTCCTGACCGAAATCAGCGAGAATTACGTGAACTTGTGCGTTATCGTCGTAGCATAATTGAAGAACGTGCCAGACAATATAATCGGATTCAAAAAGTGTTAGAAGGAGCTAATATCAAGCTTGGCTCTGTTGTTTCTGACATTATGGGAGTTTCTTCTCGTGATATGCTTCGATCCATAGCGGAAGGGAATGAAGACCTTGAAGAGTTAACAAACTTTGCGAGAGGAAGAATGAAAAATAAAAAAGATGAATTGAAACTCGCACTTCAAGGGTATATTCAAGAACATCAACGATTTATGATAAAAACGATTATGGATCATATCGATTTCCTAACTGAGCAAATCGATAAACTAGACAAAGAGATAGAAAAAAGGATGGAAGACGATCAAGAAGACATAGATCGTTTAGATTCCATTCCTGGCATTGGAAGAAAAATGGCGGAACAAATGCTTGCAGAAATTGGTCCAAATATAAAAGAGCAATTCCCGACTGCACCCCAACTATGTTCATGGGCGGGTTTAGTTCCAGGAAATAACCAAAGTGCTGGAAAACGTAAGTCATCCAAAACGATGAAAGGAAACAAATATCTTAAATCAGCACTCATTGAAGCAGCTCATTCTGTTCGAGGGTCTAAAAACTACCTTGGTGCACTTTACCGTCGGACTGCTTCACGTAAAGGTAAAAAGCGTGCAGCAGTTGTTGTAGCCCATGCGATGTTACGAATCTCCTATTATCTCTTAACACGAAAGGAAATGTACGTAGATCTAGGAGAAGACTACTTCGATAAGCAAAGACAACAGTCCATTGTTAGACATTCACTACGAAGATTAGAAAATTTAGGCTACACCGTGACACTAGTTGAACCAAAAGTTTCATAA
- a CDS encoding GNAT family N-acetyltransferase has translation MIRLEKVSSVNFRQCINLKVAKDQEQFIAPNMYTIAEAYVEEHLIPYAIMVEEEVVGLLATENIPDEMEEDRFWIPRFMIGEKYQRKGYGKEAMQEIIQNLAKDPTCYRIRLSVVPDNKQAMNFYKNIGFISTGIIAHGEEIMEYIVK, from the coding sequence ATGATTCGATTAGAAAAAGTAAGTAGCGTTAATTTCCGACAATGTATTAATTTAAAAGTGGCAAAAGATCAAGAGCAGTTTATCGCACCTAATATGTACACAATTGCAGAGGCATATGTAGAAGAACATCTAATTCCATATGCAATTATGGTGGAGGAAGAGGTTGTTGGACTTTTAGCAACCGAAAATATTCCCGACGAAATGGAAGAGGATCGTTTCTGGATTCCGCGTTTTATGATTGGGGAAAAGTATCAGCGTAAAGGTTATGGAAAAGAGGCAATGCAAGAAATAATTCAAAACCTTGCAAAAGACCCTACTTGCTATCGTATACGACTCTCGGTTGTACCAGATAACAAGCAAGCAATGAATTTTTATAAAAATATTGGTTTTATTAGCACAGGAATAATCGCCCACGGAGAAGAAATAATGGAGTATATAGTAAAGTAA
- the aceA gene encoding isocitrate lyase translates to MEKRVAELEETWELQERWNGVTRPYSAEEVLKLRGSIDIEYTLAKRGSEKLWKLLQEEDYVNALGALTGNQAIQQVKAGLKAIYLSGWQVAADANLSGQMYPDQSLYPANSVPSVVKRINQALQRADQIQHLEGSGDVDYFAPIVADAEAGFGGQLNVFELMKGMIEAGASGVHFEDQLSSEKKCGHLGGKVLLPTQTAVRNLISARLAADVMGVPTVLIARTDADAADLITSDIDPVDASFLTGERTTEGFFRTKAGIDQAIARGLAYAPYADLIWCETSEPNLEQAEKFAKAIHEKFPGKMLAYNCSPSFNWKAKLDDDTIENFQKKIAEYGYKFQFVTLAGFHALNYSMFELARGYKERGMGAYSELQQNEFASEKYGYTATRHQREVGTGYFDEVTKVVTGGTASTQALKGSTEEEQFYSVK, encoded by the coding sequence ATGGAGAAAAGAGTAGCAGAATTAGAGGAAACTTGGGAATTACAAGAAAGATGGAATGGTGTAACGAGACCGTATTCGGCGGAAGAAGTATTAAAGTTAAGAGGATCAATTGATATTGAATATACGTTAGCGAAGCGAGGTTCAGAAAAGCTTTGGAAACTATTACAAGAAGAAGATTACGTAAACGCACTAGGAGCATTAACTGGTAATCAAGCAATTCAACAAGTGAAGGCTGGATTAAAAGCAATTTACTTAAGTGGATGGCAAGTTGCTGCAGATGCAAACCTTTCTGGACAAATGTATCCAGATCAAAGTTTATACCCAGCAAACAGTGTACCAAGTGTAGTGAAGCGTATTAACCAAGCGTTACAACGTGCGGACCAAATTCAACATTTAGAAGGAAGTGGCGATGTAGACTATTTTGCACCAATTGTAGCTGATGCTGAAGCAGGCTTTGGTGGACAATTAAATGTTTTTGAGCTAATGAAAGGCATGATTGAAGCAGGTGCTTCTGGTGTTCACTTTGAAGACCAATTATCCTCAGAGAAAAAATGTGGTCATTTAGGTGGAAAAGTATTATTACCAACGCAAACAGCTGTACGAAATTTAATTTCTGCACGTTTAGCTGCCGACGTTATGGGCGTACCGACAGTGTTAATAGCTAGAACAGATGCAGATGCAGCGGATTTAATTACGAGTGATATTGATCCAGTCGATGCGTCGTTTTTAACTGGCGAACGTACGACAGAAGGGTTTTTCCGTACAAAAGCAGGAATTGACCAAGCAATTGCACGCGGGTTAGCGTATGCTCCTTATGCAGATTTAATTTGGTGTGAAACTTCAGAACCGAATTTAGAGCAAGCGGAGAAGTTCGCAAAAGCAATTCATGAAAAATTCCCAGGAAAAATGTTAGCTTACAACTGTTCTCCATCGTTCAACTGGAAAGCGAAATTAGACGATGATACGATTGAAAACTTCCAAAAGAAAATTGCAGAATACGGCTATAAATTCCAATTTGTTACACTTGCTGGCTTCCATGCATTAAATTACAGTATGTTCGAATTAGCAAGAGGCTACAAAGAGCGTGGCATGGGTGCTTACTCCGAATTACAACAAAACGAGTTTGCAAGTGAAAAATATGGTTACACAGCAACACGCCACCAACGTGAAGTTGGAACAGGCTACTTTGATGAAGTAACAAAAGTAGTTACTGGCGGTACAGCTTCGACTCAAGCTTTAAAAGGGTCGACGGAAGAAGAGCAATTTTATAGCGTTAAGTAA
- a CDS encoding NAD(P)/FAD-dependent oxidoreductase has product MNLQTGKLYWPTTMENEPIYKSLSEDIECDNCIIGAGSSGAQLAYMLKDSGAKVVVVDKRTVGAGSTSTNTALIQILGDKTTTALVNSFGEKNTILHYQLCQKAISEIENTCRLLPIDPEYKVRDSLYFASTKEDLHELETDYNMLKKHGFQVDWLTKSQIRERYPFEKEAAIYSYNDGEMNPLKYVYGLLEACKESGIEIYEHTEIVGKRLEKEMAFLYTKEKYCIKANYVVFAGGYENLDMKKDKNAVLESSYSIVTTPITDLSSWYKQTLIWETARPYIYLRTTADNRVIIGGLDETTSNPEKRDQKIIHKRDLLLAEFQKLFPNIDVQAEFYLGAFYGGTHNGLPMIKMYEQYPRCFFIFGYGDNGTVYNQVLGRIVKNLIETGKDENLSLYN; this is encoded by the coding sequence ATGAATTTACAAACAGGAAAGCTATACTGGCCAACTACAATGGAAAACGAACCAATTTATAAAAGTTTATCAGAAGATATTGAATGTGATAATTGTATTATCGGTGCAGGTAGTTCGGGTGCACAACTTGCATATATGTTAAAAGATAGTGGTGCAAAAGTAGTAGTTGTTGATAAACGAACAGTTGGTGCAGGCAGTACGTCAACAAATACGGCACTAATTCAAATATTAGGAGACAAGACGACAACAGCGTTAGTTAATTCATTTGGAGAAAAAAATACAATACTACATTACCAGCTATGTCAAAAAGCGATTTCAGAAATTGAAAACACATGCCGCCTATTACCGATTGATCCAGAGTATAAGGTGCGTGATAGCCTTTATTTTGCTAGTACGAAAGAGGATTTACATGAGCTGGAAACAGACTATAACATGTTAAAAAAACACGGGTTTCAAGTAGATTGGTTAACAAAGTCACAAATTCGTGAAAGGTATCCATTTGAAAAAGAGGCAGCAATCTATTCCTATAATGATGGTGAAATGAATCCGTTAAAATACGTATATGGATTACTAGAAGCTTGTAAAGAAAGTGGTATTGAAATATATGAACATACCGAAATAGTTGGAAAGCGATTAGAAAAGGAAATGGCCTTTTTATATACAAAAGAAAAATACTGTATTAAAGCAAATTACGTTGTTTTTGCAGGTGGTTACGAAAATTTAGATATGAAAAAGGATAAAAATGCAGTGTTGGAAAGCTCTTACTCCATTGTGACGACGCCAATTACTGATTTATCCAGTTGGTACAAGCAAACATTAATATGGGAAACTGCTCGTCCGTATATTTATCTGAGGACGACGGCAGACAATCGTGTAATAATTGGTGGCTTAGATGAAACAACTTCCAATCCAGAAAAGCGGGATCAAAAAATAATTCATAAACGAGACTTACTGTTGGCCGAATTTCAGAAGTTATTCCCCAACATAGATGTACAAGCAGAGTTTTACCTCGGCGCTTTCTATGGTGGCACACATAATGGATTACCAATGATAAAAATGTATGAACAGTATCCTCGTTGTTTTTTCATTTTTGGTTACGGAGATAATGGTACAGTTTATAACCAAGTGTTGGGTAGAATAGTGAAAAACTTGATTGAAACAGGAAAAGACGAAAATTTATCGTTATATAATTAG
- a CDS encoding transcriptional regulator SplA domain-containing protein has protein sequence MNNLHEGNSIYIFYRNPHTQNVATIEEATIVQDPHSGELALALYNTFYPITEDLAYYTSLEEAETVYNDYFGDTF, from the coding sequence ATGAACAATCTACATGAAGGAAATTCGATCTATATATTTTATCGCAATCCTCATACACAAAACGTGGCAACGATTGAAGAAGCGACTATTGTACAAGATCCTCATAGTGGAGAATTAGCACTAGCGCTTTACAATACGTTTTATCCAATTACAGAAGACTTAGCTTATTACACTTCGCTAGAAGAAGCAGAAACAGTGTACAACGATTATTTCGGTGACACTTTTTAA
- the aceB gene encoding malate synthase A — protein sequence MKAETVGVEVIGPMNRHYDTVLTEGALQFIEKLHIQFQAKRNRLLLERKERQKRLDSGERLHFLTETDYIRTGDWTVGSVPKDLEDRRVEITGPVDRKMIIHALNSGAKVFMADFEDATAPTWSNLIEGQINLKDAVHRTIDFVADNGKEYKLNNNIATLLVRPRGWHLEEKHVRVNGEKVSASLFDFGLYFYHNAKKLIENGSGPYFYLPKLESHLEARLWNEVFCVAQNELGIERGTIKATVLIETITAAFEMDEILYELKEHAAGLNCGRWDYIFSFLKKFRNKDGFFLPERGLVTMTVPFMRAYTQLVVQTCHHRNAHAIGGMAAQIPVKNDEEANSAAFEKVRQDKLREVMDGHDGTWVAHPALVPVAMEVFDEHMTGSNQIEKKREDFTVTAEELLQVPVGKITEAGLRQNIHVGIEYIASWIDGRGAVPIFHLMEDAATAEISRAQLWQWIRQPLAILEDGRNIDEALVRLFVEEEKQAILKKVGPTHFSEGKLDQAVELFLQLVIEDEFTEFLTLPAYRLL from the coding sequence TTGAAGGCAGAAACCGTTGGTGTAGAAGTAATTGGTCCAATGAATCGTCATTATGACACTGTACTAACAGAAGGAGCATTGCAATTTATTGAAAAGCTCCACATACAGTTTCAAGCAAAACGGAATCGCTTGCTATTAGAAAGAAAGGAAAGACAAAAACGATTAGATAGTGGGGAAAGGCTGCATTTCTTAACAGAAACAGATTATATTCGGACCGGTGACTGGACAGTAGGTTCTGTTCCGAAAGACTTAGAGGATCGTAGAGTAGAAATAACTGGACCTGTTGACCGCAAAATGATCATTCATGCATTAAACTCTGGTGCAAAAGTTTTTATGGCAGACTTTGAGGATGCGACAGCCCCAACTTGGAGTAATTTGATTGAAGGACAAATAAATTTAAAAGATGCTGTTCATCGTACAATAGATTTCGTGGCTGATAATGGAAAGGAATATAAGCTAAATAACAATATTGCAACGTTACTCGTTCGTCCGCGAGGATGGCATTTAGAGGAAAAACATGTAAGAGTAAACGGTGAAAAAGTGTCAGCAAGTCTTTTCGATTTTGGACTTTATTTTTATCATAACGCAAAAAAATTAATCGAAAATGGAAGTGGGCCATATTTTTATTTGCCAAAACTAGAAAGTCATTTAGAGGCAAGGCTTTGGAACGAAGTGTTCTGTGTTGCACAGAATGAATTAGGGATTGAACGTGGGACCATTAAAGCAACTGTACTTATAGAAACTATTACAGCTGCATTTGAAATGGATGAAATACTGTATGAATTGAAAGAACATGCGGCAGGTTTAAACTGCGGTCGCTGGGACTACATCTTTAGTTTCTTAAAAAAATTCCGTAATAAAGACGGCTTCTTTTTACCAGAACGTGGTTTAGTAACGATGACGGTTCCGTTCATGAGGGCATACACACAATTAGTTGTGCAAACTTGTCACCATCGAAATGCTCATGCAATTGGGGGGATGGCTGCGCAAATCCCGGTAAAGAACGATGAAGAGGCGAACAGTGCTGCTTTTGAAAAAGTTCGCCAAGATAAACTGCGCGAAGTGATGGACGGACATGATGGCACATGGGTTGCTCATCCTGCATTAGTTCCAGTTGCGATGGAAGTTTTTGATGAACATATGACAGGATCTAATCAAATTGAAAAGAAACGTGAAGATTTCACGGTAACAGCAGAAGAACTTCTCCAAGTACCAGTCGGAAAGATTACGGAAGCTGGACTTCGTCAAAACATACATGTAGGCATCGAATATATCGCTTCATGGATTGATGGTAGAGGAGCAGTTCCGATATTTCATTTAATGGAAGATGCAGCAACGGCAGAAATTTCTAGGGCACAACTATGGCAATGGATTCGCCAACCTTTAGCAATATTAGAGGATGGTCGAAATATTGACGAAGCACTAGTGAGACTGTTTGTGGAAGAAGAAAAACAAGCAATCTTAAAGAAAGTTGGCCCGACTCACTTTTCTGAAGGAAAATTAGATCAAGCAGTAGAGTTGTTTTTACAACTAGTAATAGAAGATGAATTTACAGAGTTTTTAACGTTACCTGCATACCGTTTATTATAA
- a CDS encoding YflJ family protein, whose translation MAHYASKGWYVQQLKERGINYHPTDKKKLETYRAAILQNFLNGTPLGVR comes from the coding sequence ATGGCACATTATGCTTCAAAAGGGTGGTATGTTCAGCAATTAAAGGAGAGAGGAATTAACTATCATCCAACTGATAAGAAAAAGCTAGAAACATACCGAGCTGCCATATTACAGAACTTCCTAAACGGCACTCCTTTAGGTGTTAGATGA
- a CDS encoding sulfite exporter TauE/SafE family protein, translated as MYQLLSEISQFFSQPFLQLSQQLQHVPILFVFLLGVVGALVPCQITGNAGVFFLYSNQAVKQKRVFLPLLSFTVGKIVAFTMLGGIVWLFGREIGSALTPYFPLLRKLVGPMFLLIGLFFLGVFRLRWNWTSFELSERVKRIKLFGPFLLGFTISLAFCPTMFVLFFLTLMPVALASPVGFIYPGLFAIGTTVPLLFFFILLWLFDAKKLVKKSRKFGVALQQITGIILIVLGIWEIMTYWF; from the coding sequence TTGTACCAACTATTAAGTGAAATAAGCCAATTTTTTAGTCAGCCGTTTTTACAACTGAGCCAGCAACTACAACACGTACCGATACTCTTTGTATTTTTACTAGGTGTCGTAGGTGCTCTTGTTCCTTGCCAAATTACTGGTAATGCAGGTGTCTTCTTTTTATATAGTAATCAAGCTGTCAAACAGAAACGAGTTTTCCTGCCATTGCTTTCGTTTACCGTCGGAAAGATAGTAGCTTTTACAATGTTAGGTGGAATTGTTTGGTTGTTTGGTAGAGAAATAGGGAGTGCGTTAACTCCGTATTTTCCGTTGTTAAGAAAATTAGTTGGACCTATGTTTCTATTAATCGGTTTGTTCTTTCTCGGAGTTTTTCGTTTGCGGTGGAATTGGACTAGTTTCGAGCTTTCAGAAAGAGTCAAGCGAATAAAGTTATTCGGACCTTTTTTATTAGGATTTACGATTTCACTCGCTTTTTGTCCGACTATGTTTGTACTATTCTTTTTAACGCTCATGCCTGTAGCGTTAGCCTCACCAGTTGGTTTTATTTATCCTGGGTTGTTCGCAATTGGGACAACCGTTCCATTGCTATTTTTCTTTATACTATTATGGCTGTTTGATGCAAAGAAACTAGTAAAGAAAAGTCGTAAGTTTGGAGTTGCTCTTCAACAGATTACTGGAATTATATTAATAGTGCTAGGAATATGGGAAATAATGACGTATTGGTTTTAA
- a CDS encoding 3D domain-containing protein — MKKGILSFVSAAAIAGAFSFVGSASADEVTVQKGDTLWDIANKHQISVEELKDWNDLSSNLIRPEERLKVALTESYHIQKGDTLSEIAENYSGISWQSLQKWNSIKNADLIYAGDTLKVYLKGSPNGSDTQQKKVETAKPKTDETVASEQKHEVKVEEKSKVDSTPTEQPVHANEQKRSETNADQTEKKVEDTAKDETGNSSDKEVVKELTMVATAYTATCEGCSGITSTGINLLENPDMKVISVDPSVIPLGSKVYVEGYGEAIAGDTGGAIVGNKIDIFIPEKQDAINWGVKEVKVKVYK; from the coding sequence ATGAAAAAAGGCATCCTTTCATTTGTTTCAGCAGCTGCAATCGCTGGGGCATTTAGCTTTGTAGGAAGTGCATCTGCAGATGAAGTTACCGTACAAAAAGGTGATACACTTTGGGATATCGCCAATAAGCATCAAATTTCCGTAGAGGAATTGAAAGATTGGAACGATCTCTCCTCAAATCTTATTCGACCAGAGGAAAGGTTAAAAGTTGCCCTTACAGAAAGCTATCATATACAAAAAGGAGATACACTATCCGAAATAGCTGAGAACTATAGTGGAATCTCGTGGCAAAGTCTACAAAAATGGAATTCTATTAAAAATGCAGACTTAATTTATGCTGGAGATACGTTAAAAGTGTATTTGAAAGGGAGTCCCAATGGATCTGACACACAGCAAAAAAAGGTTGAAACAGCAAAACCAAAAACAGATGAAACAGTTGCTTCAGAGCAAAAACACGAGGTGAAGGTAGAGGAGAAATCGAAAGTCGATAGTACTCCGACCGAACAACCAGTTCACGCTAATGAACAAAAACGTTCAGAAACTAATGCTGATCAAACAGAAAAGAAAGTGGAAGATACAGCTAAAGATGAAACAGGCAATAGTAGTGACAAAGAAGTTGTAAAAGAACTAACGATGGTTGCTACTGCGTATACAGCAACTTGTGAGGGCTGTTCTGGTATTACATCAACAGGTATTAACTTATTAGAAAACCCAGATATGAAAGTTATTTCGGTCGATCCTTCAGTCATTCCGTTAGGCTCAAAAGTATATGTAGAAGGCTACGGAGAAGCAATAGCTGGAGACACTGGTGGTGCAATTGTAGGTAACAAAATCGATATTTTCATACCCGAAAAACAAGATGCAATTAATTGGGGCGTAAAAGAAGTGAAAGTAAAGGTATATAAATAA